In a single window of the Nodularia spumigena CCY9414 genome:
- a CDS encoding DUF6918 family protein, with amino-acid sequence MRLSEQLLSPNKKAMVVDDCCKMIDQQLAAKSGMSGIALKTAFSALKGVKPGYIPYVVEQLLPQFLTALDPLWSEGIEKGDPAAHLIASRSQTADAMLGITDARVKNTQRQIIKGTYEKFRGSAKKHVEEAVPDLAKIVDKYTKV; translated from the coding sequence ATGAGATTGAGTGAGCAGCTATTAAGTCCAAACAAAAAGGCTATGGTTGTAGATGATTGCTGCAAAATGATTGACCAGCAACTAGCTGCCAAATCAGGAATGAGTGGTATAGCCTTAAAAACTGCCTTCTCAGCCTTAAAAGGAGTAAAACCCGGATACATCCCCTACGTTGTCGAGCAGCTGCTACCGCAGTTCTTGACAGCCCTTGATCCTCTCTGGAGTGAGGGTATAGAAAAGGGTGATCCCGCCGCTCACCTCATCGCCAGTCGTTCTCAAACAGCAGATGCTATGCTAGGCATTACCGATGCTAGAGTCAAGAACACACAGCGTCAAATTATCAAAGGAACCTATGAAAAATTCCGTGGTTCCGCCAAGAAACACGTAGAAGAAGCAGTACCAGACTTAGCCAAGATAGTCGATAAATATACTAAGGTCTAA
- the murD gene encoding UDP-N-acetylmuramoyl-L-alanine--D-glutamate ligase, protein MPRASVIGLGKSGVATARLLKREGWEVVLSDSNTSPSLLKQQQELATEQITAKLGHSLDLNGTDLSDLIVVSPGVPWDIPVLVKARELGIETIGEMELAWRYLQASPWVGITGTNGKTTTTALIAAIFQAAGLNAPACGNIGYAACEVALSEKLPDWVIAEISSYQIESSVTLAPRIGIWTTFTPDHLARHKTLENYYNIKANLLKQSHFQVFNGDDSYLNKMGISHWPDAYWTSVKGEDFLVSEQGFYIEDGWVVEKLKPTSKPERVISASALRMVGEHNLQNLLMAVAAARLAEISHDAIDIAIRKFSGVPHRLEHICSWEGIDFINDSKATNYDAAEVGLVSVNSPAILIAGGEAKPGDDNGWLSKIQAKAAAVLLIGSAAPAFAQRLHSVGYTNYEIVETMAKAVPRSAALAQEYHASVVLLSPACASFDQYPNFEARGDDFRHLCLAWVG, encoded by the coding sequence ATGCCTAGAGCTTCAGTAATTGGATTAGGAAAGTCCGGTGTTGCTACGGCGAGATTGTTGAAACGGGAAGGTTGGGAGGTAGTGCTAAGTGATAGTAACACCTCCCCCAGCCTCCTAAAACAACAACAAGAACTCGCCACTGAACAAATCACTGCAAAATTGGGGCATTCTCTTGATTTAAATGGCACTGATTTATCTGATTTAATTGTTGTTAGTCCTGGCGTACCTTGGGATATTCCCGTGTTAGTCAAGGCGCGAGAATTAGGCATTGAAACTATCGGCGAAATGGAACTCGCTTGGCGATATTTACAAGCTTCCCCCTGGGTGGGTATTACTGGCACGAATGGTAAAACCACGACTACCGCTTTAATTGCCGCCATATTTCAAGCCGCCGGATTAAATGCCCCTGCCTGTGGTAATATTGGTTATGCTGCCTGTGAAGTTGCGTTATCTGAAAAACTGCCAGATTGGGTAATAGCAGAAATTAGCAGTTATCAAATAGAATCTTCAGTTACTCTCGCTCCCCGCATCGGCATTTGGACGACTTTTACACCAGACCATCTCGCCCGTCATAAGACTTTAGAAAATTACTACAATATCAAAGCTAACTTATTAAAGCAGTCCCATTTTCAAGTATTTAATGGTGATGACTCCTATTTAAATAAAATGGGTATTAGTCATTGGCCGGATGCTTATTGGACAAGTGTTAAAGGTGAAGATTTTTTAGTTAGTGAACAAGGCTTTTATATCGAAGATGGTTGGGTTGTGGAAAAGTTAAAACCAACCTCGAAACCAGAAAGAGTAATCTCAGCCTCAGCTTTGCGAATGGTAGGAGAACATAACCTGCAAAATCTTTTAATGGCTGTTGCTGCGGCGCGGTTAGCAGAAATTTCACACGATGCTATTGATATTGCAATTCGCAAATTCTCTGGTGTTCCCCATCGTTTAGAACATATTTGCAGTTGGGAAGGTATTGATTTTATTAATGATAGCAAAGCCACTAATTATGATGCGGCTGAAGTTGGGTTAGTCTCTGTGAATAGTCCCGCAATTTTGATTGCTGGTGGTGAAGCTAAACCGGGTGATGATAATGGCTGGTTAAGTAAAATTCAAGCTAAAGCTGCTGCGGTTTTATTAATTGGTAGTGCTGCACCCGCTTTTGCTCAACGTCTGCACTCGGTGGGTTATACTAATTATGAAATTGTGGAAACGATGGCGAAGGCTGTTCCTCGGTCAGCAGCATTAGCTCAAGAATATCACGCGTCTGTGGTGTTGTTGTCTCCGGCTTGTGCGAGTTTTGATCAGTATCCTAATTTTGAGGCGCGGGGTGATGATTTTCGCCATTTGTGTCTGGCTTGGGTGGGGTGA
- a CDS encoding heavy metal translocating P-type ATPase — protein sequence MLYPQRFREFTQEHSDTLAALVCGMLLFLGWLALHIGWLGWALLFLPAAYVIGGYDSAREGLTTLFKERELDVDLLMIVAALGAASLGLWRREYYLIIDGAILILIFAISGALEGYAMRRTEKSIRGLMSLTPDTARVLLQGEEEMLPITQLKVGDEIIVKPGELIPTDGLIISGYSTLNQAAITGESLPIEKSVGDEVFAGTLNGFGALKLQLHKPASSSLIQRVIRLVEQAQTEAPPSQEFIERFERIYARVIVVAGIFLVFLPPFIWGWSWETTIYRALTFLVVASPCALMAAIMPTLLSGIANGARQGILFKNGAQLEKIGKVRAIAFDKTGTLTTGNVQVSQVITNSEYSEAEVLKAAAALESCSEHPIGKAIVQASGTDWVRGVDVQAIPGQGIVGFVNNEQVFVGNTAFIKQYVTQFPEELQKSAQSLENEGKTVVWVVKNPQAKRGIVVMGAIAISDMLRIEAAAMITRLRKLGVEQIVMITGDNQRTADSVAQTVGIDRVYAELLPEDKLDVIRKLQEEYQTVAMVGDGINDAPALAQASVGIAMGIAGSDVALETADIVLMADKLEKLATAIELGRRSHSVVKQNIVVALGFILLLLIGNFLGNINLPIGVIGHEGSTVLVTLSGLRLLKN from the coding sequence ATGCTTTACCCTCAGCGTTTTCGAGAATTTACTCAGGAACATTCTGATACTTTAGCAGCTTTGGTTTGTGGAATGCTGTTGTTTCTGGGTTGGTTGGCTTTACATATCGGTTGGTTGGGTTGGGCTTTGCTGTTTTTACCTGCTGCTTATGTGATTGGTGGTTATGACAGCGCCCGTGAGGGTTTGACGACTCTGTTTAAGGAAAGGGAGTTGGATGTTGATTTACTGATGATTGTGGCGGCGCTGGGTGCTGCTAGTCTGGGTTTATGGCGCAGGGAATATTATCTAATTATTGATGGGGCGATTTTGATTCTCATTTTTGCGATTAGTGGCGCTTTGGAAGGTTACGCTATGCGCCGCACTGAGAAGAGTATCCGGGGTTTAATGAGTCTGACTCCAGATACAGCTAGGGTTTTACTTCAGGGAGAGGAAGAAATGCTTCCCATTACTCAGCTGAAGGTGGGTGATGAAATTATTGTGAAACCCGGTGAGTTGATTCCCACTGATGGGTTGATTATCTCTGGTTATAGTACCCTAAATCAAGCCGCAATTACAGGGGAGTCTTTACCCATAGAGAAGTCGGTAGGAGATGAAGTTTTTGCGGGAACGCTGAACGGTTTTGGGGCTTTGAAGCTTCAGTTACATAAACCAGCTTCTAGTAGTTTAATTCAGCGCGTGATTCGGTTGGTGGAACAAGCACAGACGGAAGCACCCCCTTCTCAAGAGTTTATTGAACGATTTGAACGGATATATGCGCGGGTAATTGTGGTAGCTGGAATATTCTTAGTATTTTTACCGCCGTTTATTTGGGGTTGGAGTTGGGAAACTACGATTTATCGGGCTTTGACTTTTTTGGTGGTGGCTTCTCCCTGTGCGCTGATGGCGGCAATTATGCCTACACTGTTATCAGGAATTGCGAATGGGGCGCGACAGGGGATTTTGTTTAAGAATGGGGCGCAGTTGGAAAAAATTGGTAAAGTTCGGGCGATCGCCTTTGATAAAACTGGTACTCTAACTACAGGCAATGTCCAAGTATCTCAAGTAATTACTAATAGTGAATATTCGGAAGCTGAGGTATTAAAAGCCGCAGCCGCTTTGGAATCTTGTTCAGAACATCCCATCGGTAAAGCTATTGTCCAGGCCTCTGGTACAGACTGGGTGCGTGGGGTTGATGTCCAAGCTATACCCGGACAGGGAATTGTCGGCTTTGTCAATAACGAACAGGTGTTTGTGGGGAATACAGCTTTTATCAAGCAATATGTTACCCAATTCCCAGAGGAGTTACAAAAATCAGCGCAATCTCTGGAAAATGAAGGTAAAACGGTGGTTTGGGTAGTAAAGAACCCGCAAGCGAAGAGGGGAATAGTTGTTATGGGTGCGATCGCCATTTCCGATATGCTCAGAATAGAAGCAGCAGCCATGATTACCCGATTGCGAAAATTGGGAGTTGAGCAAATTGTCATGATTACCGGCGATAATCAACGTACAGCTGACAGTGTGGCGCAAACTGTCGGTATTGACCGAGTTTATGCCGAACTCCTCCCAGAAGATAAGCTGGATGTCATCCGTAAGCTTCAGGAAGAGTATCAAACCGTGGCGATGGTGGGGGATGGCATTAATGATGCTCCCGCCCTCGCACAGGCTTCTGTAGGTATTGCTATGGGCATCGCCGGCAGTGATGTCGCCTTGGAAACAGCAGATATAGTATTAATGGCAGATAAGTTAGAGAAACTCGCCACAGCTATAGAATTGGGCAGGCGATCGCACTCTGTGGTCAAACAGAATATAGTTGTAGCTCTAGGGTTTATTTTGTTGCTGTTAATCGGTAACTTTTTAGGTAACATTAACCTCCCCATCGGCGTAATTGGTCACGAAGGTTCCACAGTTTTAGTTACACTCAGTGGACTGAGATTACTGAAAAATTAA
- a CDS encoding MBL fold metallo-hydrolase, whose product MYLTWLDSNSWLLEIGNQRILLDPWLVGSLTFGNLDWFFKGSRPQERPIPENIDLILLSQGLEDHAHPETLKQLDHKIQVVASPNAAKLLPGLGYTSVTSLAHGATFNLNQQVEITAVPGSTVGYNLVENGYLLKEVSTGLTLYYEPHGSHSPEVKKFAPVDVVITPIVDVTLPLGLPIIKGRKSALEVAQWLQPQIMLPTAAGGDVIFEGLLTKFLKAEGSKEEFNSLLNQNNLTTRVIEPKPGDRLELQLQKRALKV is encoded by the coding sequence ATGTACTTAACTTGGTTAGACAGCAATAGTTGGCTACTGGAAATCGGAAACCAACGCATATTACTTGACCCTTGGCTGGTGGGTTCCTTAACTTTTGGTAATTTGGATTGGTTTTTCAAAGGTTCTCGACCACAAGAACGCCCCATACCAGAGAATATTGATCTAATTCTGCTGTCTCAAGGTTTGGAAGATCATGCTCATCCAGAAACTCTCAAGCAGCTTGACCACAAAATTCAAGTTGTGGCTTCTCCCAATGCGGCAAAATTATTACCGGGTTTGGGTTATACTTCCGTAACATCTCTAGCTCATGGGGCAACTTTCAACTTAAATCAGCAAGTAGAAATTACTGCTGTTCCTGGGTCTACAGTGGGTTATAACCTGGTAGAAAATGGTTATTTGCTCAAAGAAGTCAGCACTGGTTTAACACTGTACTATGAGCCTCATGGGTCGCATTCCCCAGAAGTTAAAAAGTTTGCACCAGTTGATGTGGTCATTACGCCAATTGTGGATGTTACACTACCTTTAGGTTTGCCAATTATTAAAGGTAGAAAGAGCGCATTAGAAGTTGCACAGTGGTTACAACCACAAATCATGCTTCCCACAGCTGCGGGTGGAGACGTAATTTTTGAAGGTTTGCTGACAAAATTCTTAAAAGCGGAAGGAAGCAAAGAAGAATTTAATTCCTTACTAAATCAAAACAATTTGACGACAAGAGTTATAGAACCAAAACCAGGCGATCGCCTAGAACTACAATTACAAAAGCGGGCATTAAAAGTATAA
- the glyS gene encoding glycine--tRNA ligase subunit beta: MTAFLLEVGTEELPASFLSDAILQWRSRIPQSLAANSLSSAAVEVYGTPRRLAVLITGLPSQQPDREEEIKGPPAQAAFKNGQPTPAATGFAKKQGVDITTLEIRPTEKGDFVFVKKSIPGRPVAEILTELIPQWISGLEGKRLMRWGNGEMKFSRPIRWLVALLDDTVLPIELVNGSKTITSDRITYGHRVLHPATVTISEATDYVNTLRNAFVIVEPEARANIIQREVEAAAEKAGGSTIFYPDLLKEVTNLVEYPSAVVGKFEPEFLELPTEVITEVMVTHQRYFPVFKAAETKELLPNFITVSNGDPTKADIIAIGNERVIRARLADGKFFYKADLAKPLVSYLPQLETVTFQEELGSVRDKVDRIVTIADYISRQLELEPNKREKTERAALLCKADLVSQMVYEFPELQGIMGEKYALASGEDAEVASAIVQHYLPTGAGDILPETLTGQIVGLADRLDTLVSIFGLGLIPTGSSDPFALRRAANAVVNITWFANLPINLEKLLTQIATDFAAKYNKEQDKLIAALQEFFLQRIRTLLQDEKQIDYDLVNAVLGENDREYTERALQDLLDVRDRALYLQQIRKDGTLDKIYETVNRSTRLAAQGDLDFQQLEPTSLIQPELFQKSSEQAFYNALLELVPQTQAAKETRNYQLLIATLEKIAPTVASFFDGEDSVLVMDPNPDIKRNRLHLLGLLRNHARVLADFGAIVKNL; encoded by the coding sequence ATGACTGCATTTTTATTAGAAGTTGGTACAGAAGAACTACCCGCAAGTTTCCTCAGTGATGCCATATTACAATGGCGATCGCGCATTCCCCAAAGTTTAGCAGCTAATAGCCTCAGCAGCGCTGCTGTGGAAGTTTACGGTACTCCCAGACGGTTGGCGGTTCTCATCACAGGTCTACCATCCCAGCAACCAGACCGGGAAGAGGAAATTAAGGGACCTCCCGCCCAAGCTGCTTTTAAGAATGGTCAGCCCACACCAGCAGCCACAGGGTTTGCGAAAAAGCAAGGTGTGGATATCACTACTTTGGAAATTCGCCCCACTGAGAAGGGGGATTTTGTCTTTGTAAAAAAAAGCATTCCCGGTCGTCCTGTGGCGGAAATTCTCACAGAATTAATTCCGCAGTGGATTTCTGGTTTGGAAGGAAAGCGGTTAATGCGCTGGGGTAATGGGGAGATGAAGTTTTCTCGCCCTATTCGCTGGCTGGTGGCTTTGTTAGATGATACAGTTTTACCCATTGAATTGGTGAATGGATCAAAGACAATTACAAGCGATCGCATTACCTACGGTCATCGTGTCTTACATCCCGCAACTGTAACCATTTCTGAAGCGACAGATTACGTCAACACCCTACGCAATGCTTTTGTGATCGTTGAACCAGAAGCACGGGCTAATATTATTCAAAGGGAAGTAGAAGCAGCAGCCGAAAAAGCCGGCGGTTCGACAATATTTTACCCCGATTTGTTAAAAGAAGTCACCAATTTAGTAGAATATCCTTCTGCCGTCGTCGGTAAATTTGAACCAGAATTTTTAGAGTTACCTACGGAGGTAATTACAGAAGTGATGGTCACACACCAGCGTTATTTTCCCGTATTTAAAGCGGCTGAAACTAAAGAATTATTACCTAATTTTATCACAGTTTCTAACGGCGATCCCACCAAAGCAGATATTATCGCTATCGGAAATGAAAGGGTAATTCGTGCCAGATTAGCTGATGGTAAATTCTTCTATAAAGCTGATTTAGCAAAACCTTTAGTCAGCTATTTACCGCAGTTAGAAACAGTCACATTCCAAGAAGAATTAGGTTCAGTTCGTGATAAAGTAGATAGAATAGTCACCATTGCCGATTACATTAGCCGGCAATTAGAATTAGAGCCAAACAAACGCGAAAAAACCGAACGGGCGGCTTTATTATGTAAAGCTGATTTGGTTTCGCAAATGGTGTATGAATTCCCAGAATTGCAAGGCATTATGGGCGAAAAATATGCTTTAGCTAGTGGGGAAGATGCCGAAGTAGCCAGCGCCATTGTTCAACATTATTTACCCACAGGTGCAGGTGATATTTTACCGGAAACTCTCACAGGTCAAATTGTCGGTTTAGCCGATAGATTAGATACTTTAGTCAGCATCTTTGGCTTGGGTTTAATTCCCACAGGTTCCTCAGATCCCTTTGCGTTGCGTCGGGCGGCAAATGCGGTAGTTAATATTACTTGGTTTGCGAATTTGCCGATTAATTTAGAAAAGTTATTAACGCAAATAGCCACAGATTTTGCTGCGAAATACAATAAAGAACAAGATAAATTAATTGCAGCTTTGCAAGAGTTTTTCTTACAACGTATTCGCACCTTACTACAAGATGAAAAGCAAATTGACTATGACCTAGTAAACGCCGTTTTGGGAGAAAATGACCGAGAATATACAGAACGGGCGTTACAGGATTTGCTAGATGTACGCGATCGCGCCTTATATCTGCAACAAATCCGCAAAGATGGTACTCTAGATAAAATCTACGAAACTGTCAACCGTTCCACTAGACTAGCCGCCCAAGGTGATTTGGACTTCCAGCAGCTAGAACCGACAAGTTTAATTCAACCCGAACTATTCCAAAAGTCCTCTGAGCAAGCATTTTACAACGCCCTGCTAGAATTAGTCCCACAAACTCAAGCAGCGAAAGAAACCCGCAATTATCAACTATTGATAGCAACACTAGAAAAAATTGCGCCCACCGTGGCTAGTTTCTTTGATGGCGAAGACAGCGTTTTAGTCATGGACCCCAATCCAGATATTAAACGCAATCGGCTACACTTACTCGGATTACTGCGGAATCATGCCCGTGTGTTGGCTGACTTTGGTGCTATTGTCAAAAATTTGTAG
- a CDS encoding AAA family ATPase, whose protein sequence is MSKVEGFRVRNYRVLRDITLGKLWNTQNAKPLTAMTAVIGKNGVGKSTIFDTFGFLADCLKNGVEEACDSRGRGGFERIRSQGQEGSIEFDIYYKEDHNARPITYELAIDIDSSGRPYVKRERLRQRRYKQTRGQPFSFLILNEGRGIAWKDQQEGKQVDEEKGDFDLSQLIEKIQRGEAEEESKETEVVELEDQRKLGIATLGSLKQHPRISGFRRFIEGWYLSYFTPDAARSLPLAGPQKHLNIHGDNLGNVVQFMEREHPKKFKSILEKISSKIPGVNKISTEKSPDGRLLLRFNDKGFEDPFYAQQMSDGTLKVFAYLLLLEDPSPPPFLCIEEPENGLYHKLLETLAMEFREHATGQQGGSQIFVTTHQPYFVNALEPDEVWVLEKGDDGFAKIKRSSEDPLINNLVSEGLPLGGLWYSDYLDAR, encoded by the coding sequence ATGTCTAAAGTAGAAGGCTTTAGGGTAAGGAATTACAGAGTTCTTCGCGATATCACTTTGGGAAAGTTGTGGAACACGCAGAATGCCAAGCCATTAACGGCAATGACAGCAGTTATCGGTAAGAATGGTGTGGGAAAAAGTACCATTTTCGATACTTTTGGTTTTCTTGCAGACTGCTTGAAAAATGGAGTAGAGGAAGCGTGCGATTCTCGTGGTCGTGGGGGCTTTGAGAGAATTCGTTCCCAAGGACAAGAGGGAAGTATTGAGTTTGATATCTATTATAAAGAGGATCATAATGCCCGACCAATTACCTATGAGTTGGCAATAGATATTGACTCCTCTGGAAGACCTTATGTAAAGAGGGAGAGACTCAGACAACGAAGATATAAACAAACTAGGGGACAACCTTTTTCCTTTCTAATTCTCAATGAAGGTAGAGGAATCGCATGGAAAGATCAACAAGAAGGCAAACAAGTTGATGAAGAAAAAGGCGATTTTGATTTGTCACAATTAATAGAAAAAATACAGAGAGGTGAAGCAGAAGAGGAGAGTAAAGAAACCGAGGTAGTGGAACTTGAAGACCAGCGAAAACTGGGAATTGCCACTTTAGGCTCACTCAAACAACACCCAAGGATTTCTGGATTTCGGAGATTTATTGAAGGATGGTATTTAAGCTATTTTACTCCAGATGCTGCACGAAGTTTGCCTCTGGCTGGTCCACAAAAGCATTTAAATATTCATGGCGATAATCTGGGCAATGTAGTTCAGTTCATGGAGAGAGAACATCCTAAAAAGTTTAAATCCATACTTGAAAAGATATCTAGCAAAATTCCTGGTGTCAACAAAATTAGCACCGAAAAAAGTCCAGATGGAAGACTCCTACTCCGTTTCAATGACAAGGGTTTTGAAGATCCATTTTATGCTCAACAAATGTCAGACGGAACACTGAAGGTATTCGCCTATCTCCTCCTATTAGAAGATCCTTCACCACCACCATTTTTGTGCATTGAAGAACCAGAAAATGGACTTTACCATAAACTTTTAGAAACCCTAGCGATGGAATTTCGCGAACACGCTACAGGTCAACAAGGGGGGTCACAAATATTTGTTACCACACATCAACCATATTTTGTAAATGCCCTGGAACCGGACGAGGTTTGGGTCTTGGAAAAGGGTGATGATGGATTTGCTAAAATTAAGAGATCGAGTGAAGATCCTCTGATCAATAACCTTGTTTCTGAAGGTTTACCCCTGGGCGGACTTTGGTATAGTGACTATTTGGATGCCAGGTGA
- a CDS encoding HEAT repeat domain-containing protein, which produces MPWVSATEKPKPKPEAWQINGIVAALTDPIPEVRAKAAEHLQEYQLDNPKSQIKNYDELVKKLAEQLQDKDSAVSRSAAAEALGQMQAKEVVPQLALLLKDSETYVRRAAAQALGQMQAKEQAPQVALLLKDSDPDVRYAAAQALGQMQAKEVVPQVALLLKDSDWNVRNAAAQALGQMQAKEVVPQVALLLKDSDPNVRRAAAYALGQMQAKEVVPQVALLLKDSDWNVRNAAAQALGQMQAKEVVPQVALLLKDSDWNVRNAAAQALGQMQAKEVVPQVALLLKDSDWNVRNAAAQALGQMQAKEQAPQVALLLKDSDSDVRSVAAQALIKIGQQDLPVVVPVLDSVHYYPSEIGQIRFLAHFLGGGKAQVETLMQWVGKPKMPPNKLNHNEGVEAMTVFQTAWKHRDSLPELQRELERQISEVAANKTIIWKAQNIKLLQNHYSNLKKVNSTHANTLQSVINNVEYRQWFFNTRITIITHAAFWLALIFAYPKFPQVQAIFFWNPWVRRIGGIGYVGFLLTWFPPFRRKLFEPFKPSLLADARLDNFNTQSYFPESRVKIPGSDDIIPITEALPSIQGQIILEGESGLGKSMFLRHLLQNSQRIVVFLPAQKCAKGVIEAIQDKLHGQAQDADFLKNLIYSGAIDICIDGLNEVTAETRAKITHFVESYFRGNIIMTTQPLEWTPPSTAKIYKLQSLEKQQIEEFLISRQPQLPQDAKVQGEDYKTACIDYLKSALNSQQAPEELDAAYRILSNPMDLTMVALMISQGKYPNLFHLQEEQYNLMAAEYLKEWNQEFPLKKFSAAVYEMRLQDKQALPADEFHQVVMSLADEKYKMVVSRQWKEKEEAKQEWYFRHDKIMDFFLVQNFIGENDAAERLLVDRMSDPRFRGVYFLLATLLPLDAAKELREALIQYAADTKDNTVSNTFVQLLRSR; this is translated from the coding sequence TTGCCTTGGGTTAGTGCTACAGAAAAACCTAAGCCCAAACCAGAAGCATGGCAGATTAACGGTATCGTAGCAGCCCTAACAGACCCAATACCAGAAGTCAGGGCTAAAGCAGCAGAACACTTACAGGAATATCAGCTAGATAACCCTAAATCCCAGATAAAAAATTATGATGAGCTTGTAAAAAAGCTTGCCGAACAGTTGCAAGATAAAGATTCCGCAGTTTCCCGTAGTGCAGCAGCAGAGGCACTAGGGCAGATGCAAGCCAAGGAAGTAGTTCCACAACTTGCCCTCCTGCTCAAAGATTCTGAAACGTATGTCCGTAGAGCAGCAGCACAGGCACTAGGGCAGATGCAAGCCAAGGAACAAGCTCCACAAGTTGCCCTCCTGCTCAAAGATTCTGACCCTGATGTCCGTTATGCAGCAGCACAGGCACTAGGGCAGATGCAAGCCAAGGAAGTAGTTCCACAAGTTGCCCTCCTGCTCAAAGATTCTGACTGGAATGTCCGTAATGCAGCAGCACAGGCACTAGGGCAGATGCAAGCCAAGGAAGTAGTTCCACAAGTTGCCCTCCTGCTCAAAGATTCTGACCCGAATGTCCGTAGAGCAGCAGCATACGCACTAGGGCAGATGCAAGCCAAGGAAGTAGTTCCACAAGTTGCCCTCCTGCTCAAAGATTCTGACTGGAATGTCCGTAATGCAGCAGCACAGGCACTAGGGCAGATGCAAGCCAAGGAAGTAGTTCCACAAGTTGCCCTCCTGCTCAAAGATTCTGACTGGAATGTCCGTAATGCAGCAGCACAGGCACTAGGGCAGATGCAAGCCAAGGAAGTAGTTCCACAAGTTGCCCTCCTGCTCAAAGATTCTGACTGGAATGTCCGTAATGCAGCAGCACAGGCACTAGGGCAGATGCAAGCCAAGGAACAAGCTCCACAAGTTGCCCTCCTGCTCAAAGATTCTGACTCTGATGTCCGTAGTGTAGCAGCACAGGCACTCATAAAAATAGGGCAGCAAGATTTGCCTGTTGTTGTGCCAGTTCTAGATTCAGTTCACTATTATCCCTCTGAGATTGGTCAAATTAGGTTTTTAGCTCATTTTTTGGGAGGTGGTAAAGCACAAGTAGAAACCCTCATGCAATGGGTTGGTAAGCCTAAAATGCCACCAAATAAACTAAATCATAATGAGGGAGTGGAAGCAATGACAGTTTTCCAGACAGCTTGGAAACATCGTGATTCTCTGCCAGAATTGCAAAGAGAGCTGGAACGACAAATTTCCGAAGTTGCTGCCAACAAAACAATTATCTGGAAAGCTCAGAATATTAAATTATTGCAAAATCATTACAGCAATCTCAAAAAAGTTAACTCCACTCACGCTAATACACTACAGTCAGTAATTAATAATGTGGAATATCGGCAATGGTTTTTCAACACCAGAATCACCATCATCACTCACGCAGCCTTTTGGTTAGCCCTCATCTTTGCCTACCCCAAATTTCCCCAAGTCCAAGCCATCTTCTTCTGGAACCCTTGGGTAAGACGCATTGGTGGTATTGGCTATGTGGGCTTTCTCCTCACCTGGTTTCCACCCTTCCGCCGCAAATTATTTGAACCCTTCAAACCTTCCCTATTAGCCGATGCCCGTTTAGATAATTTTAATACCCAATCATACTTCCCAGAGTCCAGAGTCAAAATTCCCGGTTCAGACGACATTATCCCCATTACCGAGGCTTTACCCAGTATTCAAGGACAAATCATTTTAGAAGGTGAATCTGGTTTAGGTAAGTCGATGTTTCTCCGCCATTTGCTGCAAAACTCCCAGCGCATTGTGGTTTTCCTCCCCGCCCAGAAATGTGCGAAAGGCGTAATTGAAGCAATTCAAGACAAACTACACGGTCAAGCCCAAGATGCCGATTTCCTAAAAAACCTGATTTACAGTGGCGCGATAGATATCTGCATTGACGGACTCAACGAAGTCACCGCCGAAACACGAGCAAAAATCACCCACTTTGTGGAAAGCTATTTCCGGGGCAATATTATCATGACTACCCAGCCCCTAGAGTGGACACCACCCTCAACCGCGAAAATATATAAATTGCAGTCTTTAGAAAAACAACAAATAGAAGAGTTTCTGATTTCCCGTCAACCGCAACTACCCCAAGATGCCAAAGTTCAAGGCGAAGATTACAAAACAGCTTGTATTGATTACCTGAAATCAGCCCTCAATTCTCAGCAAGCCCCAGAAGAATTAGACGCAGCTTACCGGATTCTTTCTAATCCAATGGATTTAACTATGGTTGCCCTAATGATATCACAAGGCAAATATCCTAACTTATTTCACCTGCAAGAAGAACAATATAATTTGATGGCGGCAGAATACCTTAAAGAATGGAATCAAGAATTTCCATTAAAGAAATTCTCAGCCGCCGTCTATGAAATGCGACTGCAAGATAAACAAGCTTTACCTGCGGATGAATTTCACCAAGTTGTCATGTCTTTAGCAGATGAAAAATACAAAATGGTAGTCAGCCGTCAGTGGAAGGAAAAAGAAGAAGCCAAGCAAGAATGGTACTTCCGCCACGATAAAATTATGGATTTCTTCTTGGTGCAGAACTTTATCGGTGAAAATGATGCCGCCGAAAGATTATTAGTTGATAGAATGAGTGACCCCCGATTTCGTGGGGTTTATTTTTTGTTAGCGACTTTATTACCCTTAGATGCAGCCAAAGAACTGCGGGAAGCATTGATTCAATACGCTGCTGATACTAAGGATAATACGGTAAGTAATACCTTTGTGCAGTTATTACGCTCTAGGTGA